The Polypterus senegalus isolate Bchr_013 chromosome 1, ASM1683550v1, whole genome shotgun sequence genome includes a window with the following:
- the LOC120517587 gene encoding YEATS domain-containing protein 4-like gives MIKKMAEIGPDSGGRVNGVTIVKPIVYGNVAQNFGNKREEDGHTHQWTVYVKPYRNEDMPFTFYHLLKLFQSDSSTMPKKIVVSEFYDEMIFQDPTAMMQQLLTTLQQLTLGAYKHETEFSELEMRTREKLEAAKKKTSFEITELKERLKAS, from the exons ATGATAAAGAAGATGGCTGAAATTGGACCAGATTCTGGGGGCCGAGTTAATGGTGTTACAATTGTGAAACCAATTGTTTATGGAAATGTTGCACAAAATTTTGGAAACAAGAGAGAAGAAGATGGACACACTCATCAGTGGACTGTGTATGTGAAGCCATACAGAAATGAGGATAT GCCTTTCACCTTTTACCATCTACTGAAACTTTTCCAGTCTGATTCTAGCACTATGCCCAAGAAAATAGTGGTTTCtgaattttatgatgaaatgaTATTCCAAGACCCCACAGCAATGATGCAGCAGCTGTTAACAACTTTACAGCAGTTAACACTGGGAGCCTATAAACATGAAACGGAATTTTCTGAACTAGAAATGAGAACAAGGGAGAAGTTGGAAGCTGCCAAGAAGAAGACCAGCTTTGAAATAACAGAGCTAAAAGAGAGACTAAAAGCAAGCTGA